Proteins encoded within one genomic window of Verrucomicrobiia bacterium:
- a CDS encoding U32 family peptidase produces MKPELLAPAGNWDCLRAAVANGADAVYFGLSRFNARLRADNFTEKDIGKIVSFLHAHQVKAYVAFNTLIFTSELEEAAKQLILLEDANVDAVIVQDIGLARLAQQLTPKLAVHASTQMTITSPESAAFIEKLGVKQIVLGREVSLRELEKFRDQIKVPLEVFVHGALCVAYSGQCLTSEALGQRSANRGECAQACRLPYQLIVDGVLKELGDRRYLLSPQDLMAVQEIPQLIRLGVKSFKIEGRLKSPEYVAAITQVYRKAIDGAVEHLSPEDRYRLEMVFSRGLFSGWMHGVNHQKLVHGRYGKKRGVLLGKVVRIGKDWLELERLLAPAKAGDGVVFEDLKDLENEAGGRIYRVEGMRLFFSPQHVYLNQLKIGTWVCKTDDPQLNRELERTYRDLDIESKTSLDFSVSGKISEPLGVKVKSEVGEVEIKSKIKLQLAEKQPLTKEVLQQNLGRLGGTCFQLRSLHCDLESSVILPLSELNRMRRLLVEQLNKEKTKFQEQKKNKHEMKVQHLDFQQIFPFHQTPASQSSTVHLTVLCRNQEQMETAWGLGVSRIYLDFEDVKRYRDAIAWARQQNCHTETRIFLATPRIQKAGEEGIFRLVERAEPDGVLIRNLGGVHYFRESSLEKIGDFSLNVTNPITAHYFIKQRLRHVTLSYDLNESQALDLLQKAPADWFEITLHQHMPLFHMEHCVFAAFLSSGTDHTNCGRPCDRHAVRLRDRVGMEHPVVADVGCRNTMFHAKAQSGAIFFKEFIKAGARDFRIELLRETSEQTQRVIETYLALVHSKLSSVDLVKKLKVVQQLGVTHLT; encoded by the coding sequence ATGAAACCTGAGCTTTTAGCACCCGCCGGAAATTGGGACTGTTTGCGTGCTGCCGTGGCAAACGGAGCGGATGCGGTTTATTTTGGTTTGTCACGATTTAATGCGCGGTTGCGAGCGGATAATTTTACTGAAAAAGATATTGGGAAGATTGTTTCTTTTTTGCATGCACATCAGGTGAAAGCTTATGTAGCGTTTAATACTTTAATTTTTACTTCAGAACTGGAGGAAGCTGCCAAACAGTTAATTTTGTTGGAAGACGCCAATGTGGATGCGGTGATTGTGCAAGATATTGGCTTGGCAAGATTAGCACAGCAACTGACCCCCAAGCTGGCAGTCCATGCTTCAACCCAGATGACGATTACTTCACCTGAAAGCGCTGCATTCATTGAAAAATTGGGTGTTAAACAGATTGTGTTGGGACGAGAGGTTTCTTTACGCGAGTTGGAAAAATTTCGTGATCAAATCAAGGTGCCTTTAGAAGTTTTTGTGCATGGCGCGTTGTGTGTGGCGTATTCCGGTCAATGTCTAACCAGTGAAGCGTTGGGGCAACGTAGCGCCAATCGAGGAGAGTGCGCTCAGGCATGTCGTTTGCCTTATCAGCTTATAGTAGATGGGGTTTTAAAAGAGTTGGGAGATCGTCGTTATTTGCTTTCGCCGCAGGATTTGATGGCAGTGCAAGAGATTCCGCAACTTATTCGCTTAGGAGTAAAAAGTTTTAAAATTGAGGGTCGTTTAAAATCGCCAGAATATGTTGCTGCGATCACCCAAGTTTATCGGAAGGCAATTGATGGCGCTGTCGAACACCTTTCACCTGAAGACCGTTATCGTTTGGAAATGGTTTTTTCGCGCGGACTTTTTTCGGGTTGGATGCATGGGGTGAATCATCAGAAGTTGGTTCATGGTCGATATGGAAAAAAGCGGGGTGTTTTGTTGGGAAAAGTTGTTAGGATAGGAAAAGATTGGTTGGAATTAGAGCGTTTGCTAGCACCAGCCAAGGCCGGTGATGGAGTCGTTTTTGAAGATTTAAAAGACTTAGAAAATGAAGCGGGGGGTCGTATTTACCGTGTCGAAGGGATGCGTCTTTTTTTTTCACCGCAACATGTTTATCTCAATCAATTAAAAATAGGAACATGGGTTTGTAAGACCGATGATCCTCAACTCAATCGTGAATTGGAGCGGACTTATCGCGATCTGGATATTGAATCGAAAACGTCTTTGGATTTCTCAGTTTCTGGAAAGATAAGTGAGCCTCTTGGGGTGAAAGTAAAAAGTGAAGTGGGCGAGGTGGAGATAAAATCAAAAATCAAACTCCAATTAGCTGAAAAACAACCCTTAACCAAAGAAGTTTTGCAACAAAATTTGGGACGCTTAGGAGGAACTTGTTTCCAGTTAAGATCATTGCATTGCGATTTGGAATCGTCTGTGATTTTGCCTCTAAGCGAGCTTAATCGGATGCGCCGCTTATTAGTGGAACAGTTAAATAAAGAGAAAACGAAGTTTCAGGAGCAGAAAAAAAATAAGCATGAGATGAAAGTTCAACATCTGGATTTTCAACAAATCTTTCCTTTCCATCAAACACCAGCTTCTCAATCTTCAACTGTTCATTTAACCGTTTTGTGTCGCAATCAAGAGCAGATGGAAACAGCTTGGGGATTGGGGGTGTCGCGAATCTATCTAGATTTTGAAGATGTAAAACGTTACCGTGACGCCATAGCTTGGGCGCGTCAGCAAAATTGTCACACAGAAACGAGAATTTTTCTTGCTACACCACGCATTCAAAAAGCGGGCGAAGAAGGAATTTTTCGACTTGTTGAGCGGGCGGAGCCAGACGGTGTTTTAATTCGCAATTTAGGAGGTGTTCACTATTTCAGGGAAAGTTCATTAGAAAAAATCGGCGATTTTTCGCTGAATGTGACCAATCCAATTACGGCTCATTATTTTATCAAGCAAAGGTTGCGACACGTAACTCTGTCTTACGATCTGAATGAATCGCAAGCGTTAGATTTGTTGCAAAAAGCGCCAGCGGATTGGTTTGAAATTACGTTGCATCAGCATATGCCACTTTTTCATATGGAGCATTGCGTGTTTGCTGCATTTCTTTCTTCGGGTACGGATCACACCAATTGTGGTAGACCATGTGATCGGCATGCAGTCCGGCTACGCGATCGGGTAGGAATGGAGCATCCCGTGGTTGCAGATGTGGGATGCAGAAATACTATGTTTCACGCCAAAGCACAAAGTGGCGCCATTTTTTTTAAAGAATTTATAAAGGCCGGAGCGCGCGATTTTCGTATTGAGCTTTTGCGAGAAACTTCAGAGCAAACGCAACGGGTTATTGAAACTTATTTGGCTTTGGTGCATAGCAAATTATCATCTGTAGATTTGGTAAAAAAGTTAAAGGTAGTGCAACAATTGGGAGTAACCCATTTGACTTAA
- a CDS encoding NADP-dependent isocitrate dehydrogenase has protein sequence MNKVPITVANGDGIGPEIMAATLHIIQEAGAQLEIETIEIGEQVYLRGNSAGIEPSAWDSLRRTKVFLKAPITTPQGGGFKSLNVTARKALGLYANIRPCVSYHPFIRTKHPVMDVVIVRENEEDLYGGIEHQQTTDVVQCLKLISRPGTEKIVRYAFEYARANNRKKVTCFTKDNIMKMTDGLFHKIFDEIGEKYSDIEKEHWIVDIGAAKMADTPEAFDVIVLPNLYGDILSDVAAQIAGSVGLAGSANIGTQAAMFEAIHGSAPRRAGQNLANPSGLFLGSILMLLHIGQNEVAERAHNAWLRTIEDGIHTYDIFKEGISTQKVGTKEFAEAVVARLGKKPEKLRAVSYKQTGKSALSQTPVYVRPKEKKELVGVDVFIEYISGKPQDLGAKLQKLEADGLKLEMLSNRGMAVWPKTMEETFLVDVYRCRFKLPDDSKQVLPHEKVTALLDRVTRDGLEFVKMELLYNFDGKPGFSRGQGQ, from the coding sequence ATGAACAAAGTTCCTATTACAGTAGCTAACGGTGATGGCATTGGTCCTGAAATCATGGCAGCCACTCTCCACATTATCCAAGAAGCCGGTGCGCAACTTGAAATTGAAACTATCGAAATCGGAGAACAAGTTTATCTTCGCGGCAACTCTGCCGGCATTGAACCCAGTGCCTGGGATTCTCTTCGTCGCACAAAAGTTTTCTTAAAAGCTCCCATTACTACACCTCAAGGCGGTGGATTTAAAAGTTTGAATGTGACCGCTCGCAAAGCCTTAGGTCTTTATGCTAATATTCGTCCCTGCGTTTCTTACCATCCTTTTATTCGCACGAAACACCCCGTGATGGATGTCGTGATTGTTCGCGAAAATGAAGAAGATCTCTACGGCGGCATTGAACATCAACAAACTACGGATGTCGTGCAATGCTTGAAACTCATCAGCCGACCTGGCACAGAAAAAATCGTTCGTTACGCGTTTGAATATGCCAGAGCTAACAATCGTAAAAAAGTCACCTGCTTTACTAAGGATAACATCATGAAAATGACCGATGGCCTTTTTCATAAAATTTTTGATGAAATCGGAGAAAAATATTCTGATATCGAAAAAGAACATTGGATCGTAGACATTGGTGCTGCCAAAATGGCTGACACACCCGAAGCATTTGATGTGATCGTGTTGCCTAATTTATATGGCGACATTCTTTCTGACGTAGCCGCACAAATTGCTGGTTCTGTAGGACTTGCTGGTTCTGCTAACATTGGCACTCAGGCTGCCATGTTTGAAGCCATTCACGGGTCTGCTCCACGCCGTGCGGGTCAAAATTTAGCCAACCCTTCGGGACTCTTTTTAGGCTCTATCTTGATGCTTTTACATATCGGCCAAAATGAAGTTGCCGAACGTGCCCATAATGCCTGGCTTCGCACGATCGAAGACGGCATTCACACCTACGACATCTTTAAAGAAGGTATCAGCACCCAAAAAGTAGGCACGAAAGAATTCGCTGAAGCCGTTGTGGCGCGCCTTGGAAAGAAGCCGGAAAAATTAAGAGCCGTTTCTTATAAACAAACCGGCAAGAGCGCCTTGTCGCAAACTCCAGTGTATGTGCGACCTAAAGAGAAAAAAGAATTAGTTGGAGTCGATGTTTTTATTGAATATATTTCAGGCAAACCTCAAGACTTAGGCGCAAAACTTCAAAAGTTAGAAGCCGATGGTCTTAAACTGGAAATGCTTTCCAATCGCGGCATGGCGGTTTGGCCCAAGACCATGGAAGAAACGTTTCTGGTGGATGTTTATCGTTGTCGTTTCAAACTGCCAGATGACAGCAAGCAAGTATTGCCGCACGAAAAAGTGACTGCGTTACTCGATCGTGTAACTCGAGATGGCTTGGAATTTGTCAAAATGGAATTGCTTTACAACTTCGACGGCAAACCCGGTTTCTCTCGAGGACAAGGGCAGTAA
- a CDS encoding thioredoxin family protein has protein sequence MALTPSTMLPLGTKAPDFQLPDVVSGKMVSPQDFSTKPGLVVMFICNHCPYVKHLRQGIVDIAKDYFMKEVKFVAISSNDASEYPEDSPKKMAEEARQFHYHFPYLYDETQEVAKAYHAACTPDFFLFNVKQELVYRGQFDDSRPGNNIPVTGKDLRAAIDALLVGRHISVEQKPSMGCNIKWKTDNAPDYFK, from the coding sequence ATGGCTCTCACTCCTTCTACCATGTTGCCTTTGGGCACGAAAGCACCGGATTTTCAGTTGCCGGATGTGGTTTCGGGGAAAATGGTTTCTCCTCAGGATTTTTCAACGAAACCGGGTTTGGTCGTGATGTTTATTTGTAATCATTGTCCTTATGTAAAACATTTGAGGCAAGGCATTGTGGATATTGCGAAAGATTATTTCATGAAAGAAGTGAAGTTTGTTGCCATTAGCTCCAATGACGCTTCGGAATATCCTGAAGACAGTCCTAAAAAAATGGCGGAAGAAGCCAGACAGTTTCATTATCATTTTCCTTATCTTTATGATGAAACGCAAGAGGTCGCGAAAGCTTACCATGCGGCATGCACACCGGATTTTTTCTTATTTAATGTGAAACAAGAGTTAGTTTATCGCGGGCAATTTGATGACAGTCGACCGGGTAATAATATTCCTGTGACGGGTAAAGATTTGCGAGCGGCAATTGATGCTTTATTGGTTGGCAGGCATATTTCGGTTGAGCAAAAGCCGAGTATGGGTTGCAACATTAAATGGAAGACTGATAATGCTCCCGATTATTTTAAATAG